The stretch of DNA GCTGTGGCGAGCGCGGAAACGAAATGACACAGGTTCTTGAGGACTTCAGCAAGCTGATCGACCCGAAATCCGGAAACCTGATGATGGACCGTACCACACTGATCGCCAACACTTCCAACATGCCGGTTGCAGCCCGTGAGGCTTCCATTTACACAGGTGTTACACTTGCGGAATATTACCGTGATATGGGTTATGACGTAGCAATCATGGCAGACTCCACATCCCGATGGGCCGAGGCTCTCCGTGAGCTTTCCGGACGTCTGGAGGAGATGCCTGCAGAGGAAGGCTTCCCTGCGTATCTGGCAAGTAAGCTTTCCGCCTTCTATGAGCGCGCGGGAATGATGCAGAACCTGAACGGAACAGAAGGTTCCGTATCTATTATCGGTGCAGTTTCCCCTCAGGGCGGTGATTTCTCCGAGCCGGTCACACAGAATACCAAACGTTTTGTCCGCTGTTTCTGGGGACTGGACAAGGCTCTTGCCTATGCCCGTCACTTCCCTGCCATCCAGTGGCTGACCAGCTACAGCGAATATCTGGAGGACCTGACTCCCTGGTACAGAGAGCATGTCTCCCCGAAATTCGTTTATGACAGAAACCAGATCATGGCTATCCTCAACCAGGAAAGCTCTCTTATGGAGATCGTCAAGCTGATCGGAAGCGATGTTCTTCCGGATGATCAGAAGCTGACGCTGGAGATCGCCAGGGTTATCCGTCTGGGCTTCCTGCAGCAGAATGCTTTTCACCAGGAGGACACCAGTGTTCCTATGGAAAAGCAGTTCCTGATGATGGAAACCATCCTCTATCTCTACGAAAAATGCCGTGCCCTTGTAAACCGTGGCATGCCGGTTTCCGTGCTGAAGGAGGATAAGATCTTTGAACGTATCATCGCCATCAAATACGAGGTTCCAAATAAAGAGCCGGAGCGTTTTGATGAATATCATAAAGATATCGACCGCTTCTACGACAATGTACTGGAAAGAAACGGTTAAAGGAGGGATCAGTTTATGGCAATCGAATATCTTGGCCTGAGTGAAATAAACGGCCCTCTTGTTGTCCTTGAGGGTGTAAAAAATGCATCTTACGAGGAGATCGTGGAATTCCACATGGAGGACGGCACTCAGAAGATCGGCCGTATCGTGGAAATCTATGAGGACAAGGCCGTTATCCAGGTTTTTGAGGGAACTGACAATATGTCCCTCGGCAATACACACACACGTCTTACCGGACATCCTATGGAGATCGGGCTTTCCCCTGAGATCCTGGGACGTACCTTTAACGGTATCGGCCAGCCCATTGACGGGCTTGGCGAGATCACACCGGAGGTCAGCCTGAACATTAACGGGCTTCCGCTGAATCCGGTAACCCGTGAATATCCACGAAACTATATCAACACCGGTATCTCCGCTATCGACGGACTGACAACACTGATCCGCGGCCAGAAGCTGCCGATCTTTTCCGGTAACGGTCTTCCACATGATAAGCTGGCTGCACAGATCGTTCAGCAGGCTTCCCTGGGAGCAGATTCCGATGAAAAATTCGCCATTGTTTTTGCGGCAATGGGCGTCAAATATGACGTAGCTGAATTCTTCCGCAGAACCTTTGAGGAAAGCGGTGCCTCCGACCACGTTGTGATGTTTTTGAACCTTGCAAACGATCCGGTTGTAGAACGTCTTCTGACACCGAAGATCGCCCTCACTGCCGCTGAGTATCTTGCTTTTGAAAAAGGCATGCACATCCTGGTAATCCTTACAGATATCACCTCCTTCTGCGAGGCCATGCGAGAGGTTTCCTCCTCCAAAGGTGAAATTCCTTCCCGAAAGGGTTATCCTGGATATTTGTACAGTGAGCTTGCAACTCTTTACGAGCGTGCGGGAATCGTCCGTGGCGGCACCGGTTCTGTAACCCAGATCCCAATCCTGACCATGCCAAACGACGACATCACACACCCGATCCCAGACCTTACCGGATATATCACAGAAGGCCAGATCGTACTGGACCGCCAGCTTCACGGTCAGGCGATCTATCCGCCGATCAATGTTCTGCCATCTCTGTCCCGTCTGATGAAGGACGGTATCGGTGAAGGCTTCACACGTGCCGATCATCAGGATGTTGCCAACCAGCTCTTCTCCTGCTACGCAAAGGTAGGCGACGCAAGAGCTCTGGCATCCGTTATCGGTGAGGATGAGCTTTCTCCGCTGGATAAGCAATACCTTGTATTCGGAAAAGCCTTCGAGGCAGAGTTTGTAGGACAGTCAGAAACAGAGAATCGAAGCATCATCGAAACTCTGGATAAGGGCTGGGAGCTTCTTGGTCTTCTTCCAAGAGAAGAGCTCGACCGTATCGATACCAAAGTTCTGGATCAGTATTACAGAGAAACCGTCCGTTAGTGAGGTGATTTTATGGATCCGAATACCTTTCCTACCAAGGGAAATCTTATACTTGCAAAAAACTCTCTGGCTCTTTCCAAACAGGGCTATGAGCTTATGGACAAAAAGCGTAATATCCTGATCCGTGAAATGATGGAGCTGATTGATCAGGCAAAAGACATCCAGTCCCAGATTGATGAGACCTTCCGTACCGCTTACGCGGCTCTTCAGAAGGCAAATATGGAAATTGGAATCGCTTTCGTAGACCAGATTTCTCATACCGTTCCTGTGGAAGATTCCATCCGGATCAAAACCAGAAGCGTTATGGGAACCGAGATCCCTCTTGTGGAATATGACAAAAAAGCAGGCAACACGCCGACCTACGCCTACTACAGCACCAAGCTGTCCCTGGACGAGGCCAAGGCAGCCTTCGAGCGTGTAAAGGAGCTGTCCATCCAGCTCTCCATGATCGAAAACGCCGCCATCCGTCTTGCTACCAACATCAAGAAAACCCAGAAGCGTGCCAATGCGCTGAAAAACATCACCATCCCCAGATATGAAACCCTCACCAGAGATATCACTAATGCTCTGGAGGAAAAAGAGCGCGAAGAGTTTACACGTCTGAAGGTGATCAAGCGTATGAAACAAAACAGTTAAAAAAATCCTCCGCAGATCTTTCCGGTTCTGCGGAGGATTTTTGGGTTATCCACACTTATCCACATCTGAAAATAACTTTTCAACACCTTGCAGTGACCGTTTTAACTGGGCACTGTTCTTTTTTATCCTCATTTCCATACATCCGATAATCCCCCTTTTAAATAGATTAGTTTTTCAAGAATTTACTCACTATTATCTGATTATTTGTTTTTATTCTTTTATATTATGTCTTTTTTGCAATAAATTTTATGATATTTAGAATTTAAAAATGTCAATAGTTTTAAGAACTTTTTTCCCACTTTTTACAATTTTATCATTTTACACAAAACATATGTTTAAATTTATTTATGTAAATCAGCTCATCCACATGGTTATCCTTGTGGATAATGTGGATAAATTTGTGCATAACTTGATTATTAGCGGATTTGCGGATTTTTGTCATGTGGAAAACTTTTTGGAAAGTTTTTCACTTATCCACCATAGTTCGACAGGTTTTGTGCATATTGCCAGAACGACCTTTTCAAGGCTGATATTGCCCGTATCCGCACGCACCTGCCTAACGTTGCCAATCCTCTCCGATGTTTATATCAAGCCTTTCTTTTTGCAGCTTTTTATGGTGTTTCTCCTGCGTGCAGTCTTGACATCAGCACTGTTTTTTTGTTAAGGTGAAAACGCTAAAACAACGTGTGGATTTTTCAGTTCCGACTTTTTTCGCCACACAATCTGCCTTCACCAGTAAGACAGATTGTGTGGCTTTTATTATGCACAAAAAGCACACCTTTTTTCCCATGATCTACATTGTGAATTCTGATATAAAGGAGGATTTTTCATGAACGACACATTTATGAAGGAGAAGCCTGTCGGCCCGCTGCTGGCGTCCATGGCGCTGCCTATGGTCTTTTCCATGCTTGTAAACTCACTATACAACATTGTGGACAGCTTCTTCGTGGCACAGATCAGCGAGCAGGCCATGACCGCCCTGTCCCTTGTCTATCCGGTCCAGAACATGATCAACGCCGTTGCCATCGGCTTCGGGATCGGAATCAACGCCAGAGTTTCCTATCACCTTGGCGCAGGGGACAAAAAAATGGCAGACACCGCCGCAACCCACGGATTTTTTCTGTCTGTGATCCATGGAATCCTGATGACTGTGATCAGCATCGCTGTTATGCCCGTATTCCTTCAGATGTATACCCAGGATGAAACCGTGATCCGGATGGGGCTGGAGTATTCTACCATCGTTTTCATGTTTTCCACAGTAATTTCCATCAGCCTTTTCTTCGAAAAACTTTTCCAGGCTGTAGGACGGATGAAAGTATCTATGATCGCCCTGCTGGTGGGATGTACCAGCAACATCATCCTGGACCCGTTCCTGATCTGGGGAATCGGTTTTTTTCCGAAGTTGGGTATCCGGGGCGCAGCTCTGGCTACTGGCATCGGCCAGATGCTCACCATTGCGGTCTATATGGTCTTTTATATCCTGAAAACTATTCCTGTACATGTAACGCCCAAAGCCCTGAAAACAAGCAAAGAAACGGATCTGAGCCTGTATGCCATCGGTGTTCCAGCGATCCTGAACCTGGCACTGCCATCGTTCCTGATCTCTTTTCTGAACTCCGTGCTGGCCGCTTACTCAGACAGCTATGTGGTGATCCTTGGCATTTATTATAAATTGCAGACCTTCCTGTATCTCCCGGCCAACGGAATCATCCAGGGAATGCGCCCGCTGATCGGTTATAACTTCGGTGCCCGTGAAATGAAGCGTGTGAAAAAAATCTTCCGGCTGACCCTGGAGTCCAGCTGTGTGATCATGCTCTTTGGAACCGTTATCTGTCTCCTGGCATCCGGACAGCTTATGGGACTTTTCACAACTACCCCGGAAACCATTGCCGCAGGTTCCAGAGCACTGAAGAGCATCAGCGCCGGCTTCCTGATTTCCGCAGTATCCGTCACCACCTCCGGTGCCATGGAAGGCCTTGGAAAAGGTACCCAGTCCCTTGTTATTTCTCTTTTCCGCTACGTGGTCGTTATCATGCCCACCGCATATCTTCTGTCCCGTTTTATGGGTCCTGATGGCGTATGGAACGCATTCTGGATCACAGAAGTGTTTACTGCCATCGTTTCTGTCATGGTTTATCACAACACGTTGAAAAAAGCCTGAGAATGCAAATGCCCATCCCACCGACCTGCTTGCAGCCGCCTGCAGGTTTACGTCCCAAAAGCACAAAAAGCTTCGATCCACTCTCTGAGCACATCGCTCATCGATGAGAGTTGAATCGAAGCTTTCTTTTTTAACCAAATCCGGAAAATCCCATGAGTGATCGCTGATATCCGCCTGCTTCAAACGGATATCCATGATCTGCGTTCATTTAATTCGCGGAAATTTCCTCTGTATCTCTTACAGCAGCCCCTTCTCACGGATCAGCTTTAAAGCGCCTTCATCTGCCACTACCGTCACATCCGGGTGGAGCTGCAGGATAGATGCCGGCACGTTGGGCGTGATCGGTCCGTAGAGAGATTTGTAAAGGGCATCTGCCTTTGCCTCTCCGGTAGCGACCAGAAGGATCTTCTTTGCAGCCATGATGTTTTTGATACCCATGGTATACGCCTGCTTCGGCACATCATCCATAGTTTCAAAGAATCTTGCATTTGCCTTGATGGTGCTCTCTGTAAGGTCTACGCAGTGAGTCTCCTTTTCAAAAGCTGCTCCTGGCTCATTGAATCCGATATGACCGTTTCCGCCGATTCCAAGCAGCTGCATGTCGATACCGCCTACGCTGCGGATAATCTCATTGTAATCCGCACAGGCTTTCTCACTGTCCTCTTCCAGTCCGTTTGGCACATAGGTTCTTGTCTTATCGATATTTACATGATCAAACAGATTTGTGTTCATAAAATAGCGATAGCTCTGATCGTTATCTCCGGAAAGTCCTTTGTATTCATCAAGATTTACGGATGTGATCTGTGAAAAGTCCAGATCTCCTTTTTTATACCACTCGATCAGCTGCTTGTACATTCCCACCGGTGTGGAGCCTGTAGCAAGTCCGAGAACAGCATTTGGCTTCATGATGATCTGTGCAGACATGATGTTTGCCGCTTTTCTGCTTACGTCATAGTAATCTTTTCCTGTATAAATGATCATAATCTTTTCCCTTCTCCTTATGGTAAAAAAGAACAACCGGATAACTGAGATTCGCATATCTCCTGCTTTTCCTGTTGTTCTTTTTTTATTATTGATTAGTTTTTTACTCAGCCATCTCTACTTCGAGAACATAGTCTACCGGGTCAGGAAGTACCGGGTCAGGTCCCAGATCAACGAATGCGATATCCGGGTAATCGCTGTGCATCCATGCATTGGAGATCGGCACCTCATGTCCGTCATCCAGTGCACGCACCTTCACGATCTTATCCTTATCAAATCCCAGAAGCGGAAGTGGTCCCAGTGTATTCTCATAAATATGCACATAGTATTTGTTTCCGTTTCTGGTGATACGTCCGTAATCCGGCTTCGGAATGTTTTCAGCCGGTACACAGCCGTAGATACTGTCATGATTCTTATCCATCCAGCGGCCGATCTCAGCCAGGATCGCAGAAGATTCCTTCGGGAATTTACCTTTTGCATCCGGTCCTACGTTCAGGATCATATTTCCGCCCTTGGAAACACACTCTACCAGCTTCTTGATCAGCATGGAAGCCGGTTTGTAATAATGGTCGTTTGCACAGTATCCCCAGTTGTTGTTCATGGTGAAGCATGCTTCCCAGACCATCGGGTTGCCTTCCTTATCACAGATTCCTTCCGGCGGGATGATCTGCTCAGGGCTTACGAAATCGCCATGGTACGGTGTCGGATCACACTCATACAGGGATCCTCTTCCCTCTCCACTGGCTTCCAGACGGTTATCGATGATAACCTGCGGCTGTAAGCTGCGCACCATGTTGATCAGCTTGGTTGCGCCCCATTTTTCCCCTCTCATATCGTCGTAGGAGAAATCAAACCAGATGATATCGATCTGTCCGTAGTTTGTACAGATCTCTTCTACCTGATTATACAGATATTCTGTATAACGTGAGAAATCACGGTTCTCATTTCCGCACTCTTTGTGGTTTCTCATCGGATGGATACGGTCTCCGTAATGCGGATAATCCGGATGATGCCAGTCAAGCAGTGTGAAATAGATTCCAACCTTAAGGCCTTCCTCACGAAGTGCCTCTACATACTCCTTGATCAGGTCTCTTCCTGCCGGTGTGTTTGTTACCTTGTAGTCTGTGTATTTGCTGTCAAAGAGGCAGAATCCGTCGTGATGTTTTGCTGTCAGGACTACATATTTCATACCTGCAGCCTTGGCCTCTTTTGCCCACTGCTTCGGGTTGTAGTCTCTTGCATCAAACTCTTTCATAAACGGAAGATATTCTTCCTCAGGTATTTCCTCTACACTTCGTACCCACTCGCCTCTTGCAGGGATAGAATATAATCCCCAGTGGATAAACATTCCAAAGCGGGCATCCTGGTACCACTCCATACGTTTTTCATATTCTTTTCTGTCAAACTGATACATGATTTTTTCCTCCTGTTTAGATTAAAAGCATCAGCCTTTGATAGCTCCGGAAAGCATACCTTTTTCAATCTGTTTATGGAACACGATGTAAATGATAATCATCGGAATTACAGACATTACTACATATGCAAACTGGCTTCCGATCTCCTGTGTATGCGCGGAAGAGAAGTTCAGCATCGCACGTGAAACTGTGAAATATTTGGTATCTGTCATCAGGATCATGGAGAATACAAGTTCACTGTATCCATAGATGAATACGAAGATCGCCTCTGTTGCGATGATCGGCTTGCAGACAGGGAAAAGGATCTTCCACAGCAGCTGCCAGTTGTTACATCCATCAATGATCGCCGCCTCATCCAGGTTCCTGGAGATTCCATCCATGAATCCTGTATAAAGGAATATCGCCTGGGACATGCCAAACGCAACATAGATCAGGATCAGGAAGAACAGGTTGTTCTTTGCATTTAATGCTGTTGCAATGTTGTTGATCGGGATCAGTGTACAGTGAACCGGAACCATTACTCCGATCATAAAGAATACATATACCCATTTCAGGAATTTGTAATCTTTTCTTGATAAGATGTATGCTGCCATCATTCCGACTACAGTATTAAATACAGTTGTCAGAGTTGCTACAACCAGGGAGTTCTTGATGGTATTCAATGCATCCGCTGTTTTGTTTGCGCTGATATAGTTCTGGAACATAAGCTTCTTAGGTAAGCTCAGCAGGTTCAGGTAGATCTCTGAGTTTGTTTTGAAGGAAGCCATTACGGTCACTACTACCGGAAACAGTGTAACAACTGTCCACAGGATCGCGATAACGTACAGTGCTATCTTTCCTCCGTGCATTTTCTGTTTATTAGCTGTTTTTTCCATATTGTCTCTTCTCCTTCCGCCTACATTGCAAGATCTTTATCTTCACGGAACAAATGATTAGTTATAAGACTCAGTGCAACACCCAGTACTAACAGAATAACGCCGTATGCACTGCTTCGTCCAAACAGCTTATAGGAGAATCCCTGTGTATAAAGCATGATTGAAGGTGTGGAGCTGATATCGTTCGGGCCTCCTCTTGTCATCGCCCAGATAATATCGAATACTTTCAGACATCCTGTGATACACAAAATAGAGAATACCTTGAAGGAGTTTTTCATCAGAGGCAGGGTAATGTAACGAACTCTCTGCCATCCGGTAGCTCCATCCAGTGCTGCTGCCTCATTTAACTCATCCGGGATCGCCACCAGACCCGCTGCAAATATCAGCATGTTATATCCGGCATACATCCACTCATTTACCAGGATAACGATCCAAACGTTTACAGTCTTTATCGTCAGCACATCAGGGATCGTACCATGAAGGCCGAAAATATTTTCAATGGTATTAAAGATACCAAAGTTCGGATTTAACATAAATGTCCACATCAGGGCTACTGCTGTTGTTCCTAACATATTCGGAAGGAAGTAACAGGTTCTGAAGAATCCGGTTCCCTTGATCTTTGCAGTTACCAGCATTGCGAGACCAAATGAAAGTGGCATCAGGATAACGAAACCACCGATCATAAAGTACACGCTGTTGAGCATTGCATTCCAGAACAGCTTATCTGAAAAGATCTTCTGATAGTTCTCAAGTCCTACCCACTGCTTTGCTGCACCAAACATACCGTTCCATTTGCGGAATGATAAGCCTACGGTGTCAAAAACAGGGTAGATAACAAAAATAACAGTTATTAAAATTGCCGGAAGAAGGAACGCTAAAGAAAGCGTAAGATCTTTTTTGTCCAGCTTCTGTTTTACCTTTGGTACAGATTTACCTGCCATATGTATACCTCCGTAATAAACAAGGGGAAGCAGATGATGCTTCCCCCTGTTTCTCTTATCCACACATCATGCGTTCAGTCAAAATTCTCTTTATTCGTAAGCAGACATTTTGTCAACGATATCGTCTCCAACTTCCTGTGCACTTGCGCCTGTCGCTAATGCCTGAAGAGAATTACGGATTGTGTCCATAGCTGCTGTGTTGCTGTCATATGTAGGAATCTCAAGTTTAGACTCTGTATTCTCAGCCATGATCGCATTTACATCGTCAAGCAGATAGTTACCTGTATCGATTGTAACCTTCTCAGCATATGTTGTCGGGCTGGATTTGCACATTTCGTTGATGGAATCTACACTTGTAAGGTATTTGATGAATTTAACAGTTGCTGCGATTTCCTCATCACTCTTGTTTAATGTAGTGATGTAGTATGTATCAGAACCGCCACCCATCTCTACAGTCTTGTTTGCTTCGTCGATATAAGGAATTCTTGTAACACCGATCTTCTGAGCATCGAAGAGAGTTGTATCGGAGTCATTCTGGAAGTTACCGCAGTTCCATGTTCCGTCAACTGTGAATGCAGCTTTTCCTGCCTCGAACATATTTCTCTCTGTGTTGAAGTCTGTGCTGAGGATTCCGTCTCCCCAGTATCCTGCATCGATCATATCTTTCATCTTCTGATAGATTGCAACCATCTTCTCGCCGTTGTAAGCTTCTTTGTCGCTTGCAAGATCATCTGCGATGCTTGTTCCGTAAGCTTTCAGAGCAAGAGCACTCATCAGATGCTCGAAGTGATAGTTATCTTTGTCAGAGTAGTTGAATGGCTGGATTCCTGCATCTTTTAATTTCGCGCAGGCATCAACAAGATCATCCCAGGACTCCGGAACATCTACGCCAACCTGATCAAGGTAATCTTTGTTGTAGTAGAGGCAGAGCTGATAAGCGGACCACGGAATACCATAGGTTCCTTCAATGCCGTCAAACTGTGTTGTCTCCCATGCAAAATCCTGAACTCCCTCTTTCCATTCCGGATACTGCTCGAAGTATGGTGTCAGATCCAGTATATATCCTGCATCTACATACTCTCTTGTACGGCTTCCGCCATACTGAAGGAATGCGTTCGGTACATTACCGGAAGCAAAATCTGTTGTAAGCTTCTCTTCGTAATCAGACTCTGTAGAAATACTCTCATCTGTTACATGGATCTTTCCTTCGTTCTCTTTATTGAACTCTTCAAGTGCTTTGTAATACCATTTAGCCTGTCCGTCTGTGTCAGATCCGTTGTTAAATCTGAATGCTACACGAAGCTCAACGTTTTCAAAATCCATACTCTCTACGTCGTAGTTTGTGTCACCCTTTGCAAATACAGCGCTTCCTGTTACGCCTACTGTAGACATTGCTGTTACACCGGCGAGACACAGTGTTGCAACTTTTTTCATTCGTTTCTTCATGAATAAATCCTCCCTTAATATGATTTTATTTATATAGTTTACCCATTGATGCTCTTAAGTTAATCGATGATCGCCTCAAAGATCGGCTCCTCTTCCTCAAGCTCCAGGCATACACAGTAGTTCTTTGCTCCCTGAAGTTTCTCCGGAAGTTCAACCTCTACCATGGAGTTTCCTTCGCAGCACTTTAATGCGCGGCATGGAAGTTTCTCTCCTGTGCTTACCACATATGCACCTTTTAACTGGTTGCCGATGTTCAGCAGCTCTACACGATATCTCGGTGCAAGTACATGTACATAAAGTTTATGTGGTCTCTTGGTAAATTCAATGCTCGGAATCTCATACGGATAGATACCAACATTCTTGGTTCCGTAAATTGCTTCCGCATTCTCAGTCACGTATTTACCAACCTCATTCATAACCTCGACACAAGCTTCCGGAACAGTTCCGTCTGCCATTGGTCCTACGTTCAGCAGGTAATTTCCGCCTCTGCCGACGATCTTGAGAAGAAGGTTCAGGATATCATCCGGATTCTTCCAGTTTGTATCGTATTTATTGTAACCCCATGTGTCATTTACAGTTGCCGGTACTTCCCAGTCACCGTCGTATGGAAGACGTGGGATAAAGTTATCACCGGTGGTCATGTAATCGCCCTTCTGGTGTCCGATACGTCCGCTGATGATGCAGTCAGGCTTAATACCCTTAACCCAGTCTCTTAATTCCTGAGCCTCGTCTGCGGTCATTCCCATCGGAGTATCAAACCAGATCAGGGAAATATTATCGTAATTCTCAAGAAGCTCTTTTAACTGCGGCTTGCATTTCTCATCGAAGTATGTACGGAATTCCGGCTTCCACTCGTTCTTGTCTTCGTAATCCTTCTTATAGGCATTGTCATCATCCCAGTCCTGAGCCTGTGAATAATAGATACCCATAGTCATGTCATATTTCTTACAAGCATCGGAAA from Blautia sp. SC05B48 encodes:
- a CDS encoding alpha-L-fucosidase, giving the protein MADTKQQWYKDAKYGLFIHWGLYSILAGEWKDPKTGEVTKTDRIAEWIENNLNIDKEDYRKLKDEFHPDKFDADMFVKRAKEQWGVKYIVLTSKHHEGFAMYDSKVSDFNVVKAAGRDILRELSDACKKYDMTMGIYYSQAQDWDDDNAYKKDYEDKNEWKPEFRTYFDEKCKPQLKELLENYDNISLIWFDTPMGMTADEAQELRDWVKGIKPDCIISGRIGHQKGDYMTTGDNFIPRLPYDGDWEVPATVNDTWGYNKYDTNWKNPDDILNLLLKIVGRGGNYLLNVGPMADGTVPEACVEVMNEVGKYVTENAEAIYGTKNVGIYPYEIPSIEFTKRPHKLYVHVLAPRYRVELLNIGNQLKGAYVVSTGEKLPCRALKCCEGNSMVEVELPEKLQGAKNYCVCLELEEEEPIFEAIID